Proteins encoded in a region of the Chryseobacterium piperi genome:
- a CDS encoding sensor histidine kinase, whose amino-acid sequence MFLNQGLPLLDNYYVFSLDVANQLLYMSDDHDKIVAYDIQRRKKILCNISMPKSTIYRKGDFFISQKNNKVNIYKRSSHHYFKKIQSFSVGEKIHQLVIDNDYRLWVCLDKGGVFYYRQTLFDGNLSNPIKLMDTFIMNHIMVDRDHNIWFSTRNNGVYFITDKFFKNYIHLPVKNNSSFITAIAKNGKTIILGYNEAKSGILKANTISDIILEKNRKIETKAIFSKGNTIIFGLSLNAIQYDISTHKIAPVGDYSLKNVLPYTDNSVFLCTSQGLTVYNFITHNSFQLLNDRTYNALPYDKDNIFVGDFKNLYKLNVKTKKKTLFLEGYYFTDIKKLKPNIYIGATNLNGILFFNNTGIIKRITEKDGLSTDQIKKIEVENEKVFWASTNSGLSRIEVRGAEIKINNFTQTDGLPSNVVAGCVIQEDTIYAATSKGLGILPISNLLAQQKFINKKVIINSVTIGDHEILDLSKEITGQTPDNTVTFDVSFPDYTSQGKIKFKYKIEGLSDEWQISSSPKITYNALPPGTYVFKVFGLGYNGKQSYTSSNLSFEIKPKFWQTWWFKLLLITIVASFIFSLITLYFQKKRNKKLETLYYEKKIAELELQAIKAQINPHFIYNCLNSIQFLLYKKDYSETENYLDIFSQMIRKTLYYSEKTFMPIKEEIEYLSLYLNMEKLRLKEQFDYTISVSETVKENWIIPSLLIQPFVENAIKHGISNLKERKGNVQILFDYVDSLLCITIEDNGTGIGSWGESTTKAHSFGVKLSQKRIETFKQLFETDITLEITDLYEKQQKPGTQIKLYMTPYENQNTSLHH is encoded by the coding sequence TTGTTCCTGAATCAAGGTCTTCCATTACTGGACAATTATTATGTTTTTTCATTGGATGTTGCCAACCAGCTCTTGTATATGAGTGACGATCATGACAAGATAGTCGCTTATGATATTCAAAGGAGAAAGAAGATCCTCTGTAATATTTCTATGCCTAAAAGCACCATCTACAGGAAAGGAGATTTTTTTATCTCACAAAAAAATAATAAGGTAAATATTTACAAAAGAAGCAGCCATCATTATTTTAAAAAGATCCAGTCATTTTCTGTTGGTGAGAAAATTCACCAGCTGGTTATCGATAATGATTACAGGCTATGGGTTTGTCTGGATAAAGGTGGGGTTTTCTATTACAGACAGACTTTGTTCGATGGAAATCTTTCCAATCCCATCAAACTCATGGATACTTTCATCATGAACCATATCATGGTAGATCGCGATCATAATATCTGGTTTTCGACAAGAAATAATGGGGTTTATTTTATCACCGATAAATTTTTTAAAAACTACATCCATTTACCGGTAAAGAATAATTCCTCGTTTATAACAGCAATTGCAAAAAATGGAAAAACAATTATTTTAGGATACAACGAGGCAAAAAGCGGTATTTTAAAAGCCAATACCATATCAGATATTATCCTTGAAAAGAATAGAAAGATAGAAACCAAAGCCATATTTTCAAAAGGAAATACTATTATATTCGGACTCTCCCTCAACGCTATCCAATACGACATAAGCACTCATAAAATTGCTCCTGTAGGTGATTACAGCTTAAAAAACGTTTTACCTTACACCGATAATTCTGTATTTCTTTGTACTTCCCAAGGTTTAACTGTCTATAATTTCATTACCCACAATTCTTTCCAACTACTTAATGACAGAACCTATAATGCGTTACCATATGACAAGGACAATATATTTGTCGGAGATTTTAAGAATTTATACAAACTGAATGTCAAAACAAAAAAGAAAACCCTATTCCTTGAAGGCTATTATTTCACAGATATCAAAAAACTCAAACCTAACATATACATCGGAGCAACGAATCTTAATGGCATTCTATTTTTTAACAATACAGGGATCATCAAGCGGATTACAGAAAAAGATGGGTTATCCACTGATCAGATTAAAAAGATTGAAGTAGAGAACGAAAAGGTGTTCTGGGCTAGCACTAATTCCGGATTAAGCAGAATAGAAGTCAGAGGAGCTGAAATTAAAATCAACAATTTCACCCAGACTGATGGGCTCCCATCGAATGTAGTTGCCGGATGCGTTATACAGGAGGACACCATTTATGCAGCCACTTCCAAAGGCCTGGGTATTCTTCCGATTAGTAATTTACTGGCACAGCAGAAGTTCATCAACAAGAAAGTTATTATTAATTCCGTTACAATCGGAGACCATGAAATCCTTGATCTCAGCAAAGAAATTACAGGCCAGACTCCTGACAATACAGTTACTTTTGATGTAAGTTTTCCTGATTACACATCTCAGGGAAAGATTAAATTCAAATATAAAATAGAAGGACTGAGTGATGAGTGGCAAATCAGCAGCTCTCCCAAAATCACATACAATGCTCTCCCACCCGGAACATATGTCTTTAAGGTTTTCGGGCTTGGATACAATGGAAAACAATCCTATACCTCTTCCAATCTTAGTTTTGAAATTAAACCTAAATTCTGGCAGACATGGTGGTTTAAACTTTTGCTAATTACTATTGTTGCCTCTTTCATTTTTTCTCTGATCACTTTATATTTTCAAAAAAAACGAAATAAAAAACTGGAAACTTTGTACTATGAAAAGAAAATAGCAGAACTTGAATTACAAGCGATCAAAGCTCAGATAAATCCACATTTTATTTATAATTGCTTAAACTCCATTCAGTTTCTGCTCTACAAAAAAGATTATTCTGAAACTGAAAACTATTTGGATATTTTTTCACAAATGATCAGGAAAACGCTTTACTATTCTGAAAAAACATTCATGCCTATTAAAGAAGAAATAGAATACCTTTCTCTCTACTTAAACATGGAGAAACTAAGGCTTAAAGAGCAGTTTGATTATACAATAAGCGTTTCTGAAACTGTAAAAGAAAATTGGATTATCCCTTCCCTTCTGATACAACCTTTTGTTGAAAATGCTATTAAACACGGAATTTCTAACTTAAAAGAAAGAAAAGGAAATGTTCAGATCTTATTTGATTATGTTGATTCATTGTTATGCATAACTATTGAAGACAATGGTACGGGGATAGGAAGCTGGGGAGAGTCTACTACCAAAGCTCATTCTTTTGGAGTGAAATTATCCCAGAAAAGAATTGAAACATTTAAACAGCTTTTTGAGACTGATATTACGCTAGAGATCACTGATCTTTATGAAAAACAACAAAAACCAGGTACACAAATAAAACTATACATGACACCTTATGAGAACCAGAATACAAGCCTCCATCATTGA
- a CDS encoding DNA topoisomerase IV subunit B codes for MSQEINPIYSEDNIRTLDWQEHIRLRPGMYIGKLGDGSSADDGIYILLKEILDNSIDEFRMKSGKRIEIKVDDGKVTIRDFGRGIPLGKVVDAVSKMNTGGKYDSKAFKKSVGLNGVGTKAVNALSDYFRVRSFREGRMKVAEFSRGMISEDHEEKDTSDRNGTEISFIPDADIFLHFKYRKEYIERMLRNYAYLNPGLKILFNGETYYSENGLKDLLEEELESEILYPIVHLMDNDIEVAITHSDKSQTETYFSFVNGQNTTQGGTHLNAFREAYVKTIREFFNKNFDASDIRKSIIAAISINVEEPVFESQTKTKLGSNDMGPNGPTVRTFIIDFLKSKLDNFLHRNPEIAEAIQRKILISERERKELSGIQKLARERAKKVSLHNKKLRDCRQHYNDQKAERKGDTQIFITEGDSASGSITKSRDVETQAVFSLKGKPLNCYGLTKKVVYENEEFNLLQAALNIEESLEDLRYNQVIIATDADVDGMHIRLLMITFFLQFFPDLIKNGHLYILQTPLFRVRNKKETRYCYSEMERIKALNELGKNPEITRFKGLGEISPDEFKHFIGKDIRLEPVVVGKDQTIEQLLEFYMGKNTPDRQTFILENLVVEDADIDKKEILNEAES; via the coding sequence ATGTCACAAGAAATAAATCCAATCTATTCCGAAGATAATATCAGAACCCTCGATTGGCAGGAGCATATCCGTTTGCGTCCCGGAATGTACATCGGGAAGCTGGGAGATGGGTCATCTGCTGATGACGGTATTTATATTTTGCTTAAGGAAATTCTCGATAACTCAATTGATGAGTTTAGAATGAAATCGGGTAAAAGAATTGAAATAAAAGTAGACGATGGTAAAGTTACCATTCGTGATTTCGGCCGTGGAATTCCGTTAGGGAAAGTAGTTGATGCGGTATCTAAAATGAATACCGGTGGTAAGTATGATAGCAAGGCTTTCAAAAAATCGGTAGGTTTAAATGGGGTCGGTACAAAAGCCGTTAATGCTCTTTCTGATTATTTCCGGGTACGGTCTTTCCGTGAAGGAAGGATGAAAGTTGCCGAATTTTCGCGCGGAATGATATCCGAAGACCATGAAGAAAAAGATACCTCAGATAGAAACGGAACGGAAATCTCTTTTATTCCGGATGCTGATATCTTTCTTCATTTCAAATACCGAAAGGAGTATATCGAAAGAATGCTTCGTAATTATGCATATCTGAATCCGGGACTGAAAATTTTATTTAACGGAGAAACCTATTATTCTGAAAACGGTCTTAAAGATTTGTTGGAAGAAGAATTGGAAAGCGAAATCCTTTACCCGATCGTCCATTTAATGGATAACGATATTGAAGTGGCCATTACCCATTCTGATAAATCACAGACTGAAACTTATTTTTCATTCGTTAATGGTCAGAATACAACACAAGGGGGAACCCATTTAAATGCGTTCAGGGAGGCTTATGTAAAAACAATACGTGAGTTTTTCAATAAAAATTTCGATGCTTCGGATATCAGAAAATCCATCATTGCAGCTATTTCCATTAATGTGGAAGAACCTGTTTTTGAATCGCAGACCAAGACCAAATTAGGATCTAATGATATGGGACCTAACGGCCCTACAGTGCGTACTTTCATTATTGATTTTCTAAAAAGTAAGCTGGATAATTTCCTGCACAGAAATCCTGAAATTGCAGAAGCTATTCAGAGAAAAATTTTAATTTCAGAAAGAGAAAGAAAAGAGCTTTCAGGAATTCAGAAGTTAGCCAGAGAAAGAGCGAAAAAAGTATCCCTTCATAATAAAAAACTCCGCGACTGCAGACAGCATTATAATGACCAGAAAGCAGAAAGAAAAGGAGATACACAGATCTTTATTACCGAGGGGGATTCAGCATCCGGATCGATTACAAAATCCAGAGATGTGGAAACTCAGGCTGTATTTTCATTAAAGGGAAAACCTTTGAACTGCTATGGGCTTACCAAAAAAGTAGTATATGAGAATGAAGAATTCAATTTATTGCAGGCTGCTTTAAATATCGAAGAAAGTCTTGAAGATTTAAGATATAATCAGGTGATTATTGCTACAGATGCCGATGTCGATGGAATGCACATCCGCCTTTTAATGATTACATTCTTTTTACAGTTTTTCCCTGATCTGATTAAGAATGGACATCTTTATATTCTTCAGACTCCATTATTTAGAGTAAGGAATAAAAAAGAAACACGATACTGTTACAGTGAAATGGAAAGGATCAAAGCTTTGAATGAGCTGGGCAAAAACCCTGAAATTACCCGATTTAAAGGATTGGGAGAAATCTCTCCTGATGAATTTAAACATTTCATAGGTAAGGATATTCGCCTTGAACCTGTAGTAGTAGGTAAAGATCAGACCATAGAACAACTTTTAGAGTTTTATATGGGTAAGAATACTCCGGACAGACAGACTTTCATTCTTGAAAATCTTGTAGTGGAAGACGCGGACATTGATAAAAAAGAAATTTTAAACGAAGCAGAAAGTTAG
- a CDS encoding DNA gyrase/topoisomerase IV subunit A has product MTEEHSHEGESLKKVSGLYKDWFLDYASYVILDRAIPSVYDGLKPVQRRIMHSMRELEDGRYNKVANIVGNTMKYHPHGDASITDAMVQIGQKELLIDTQGNWGNVYTGDSAAAARYIEARLTPFALEVVFNPKTTEWAKSYDGRNNEPIDLPVKFPLLLAQGVEGIGVGLSTKILPHNFNELVNASVAYLKGKKFELFPDFLTAGYLDVSEYNDGHRGGKVRARARITQTDKHTLVISELPFSKTTSDLIDSILKANEKGKIKIKKIEDNTSDTVEILIHLHNDVSPDKTIDALYAFTDCQVTISPNACVIVGDKPMFLNVSEILRMNTDHTVSLLKKELEIELHELQESWHFSSLERIFIENRIYHDIEEVKTWEDVIKTIDAGLKPHTKHLLRAVTEEDILKLTEIRIKRISRFDLDKFKENIAALEGKIEQVKHHLANLIAYAIEYYLNIQKKYGKDRQRKTELRIFDTIDATKVAVANEKFYVNREEGFIGTSLRKDEYLFDCSDIDDIITFRKDGSMKVVKVEAKTFIGKDLLHVAIWKKNDKRTVYNMIYREGKEGPYYMKRFSVTGVTRSTDYPLASDKKGSEVLYFSANPNGEAETVTVLLKPNPRIRKNKMDVDFSELGIKGRDSKGNLVTKYSVKKVDLKEEGISTLAPRRIWFDDTVRRLNADGRGTLLGSFKGDDKILTINSNGEAKLVSFDLGNRFDDEYLILEKWRPQQPVTCIYYDGEKEIYFIKRFLLENNTNLQSFMPTEHSKSFVENVIVGNNSTAEIIFAKDKGKEREPETINIDEFITIKGIKAIGNQFTKFKVKAINVTVPEPEEEEPEVYEEPEPTEGIDDEGGIIGDLFQGDDSEN; this is encoded by the coding sequence ATGACAGAAGAACATTCACATGAAGGTGAGAGCCTAAAAAAAGTTTCCGGACTTTATAAAGACTGGTTTCTTGATTATGCTTCTTACGTGATTTTAGATAGAGCAATTCCATCGGTTTATGATGGATTGAAACCTGTTCAACGAAGAATCATGCATTCCATGCGAGAGCTGGAAGACGGACGTTATAATAAAGTTGCCAATATTGTAGGTAACACCATGAAGTATCACCCTCACGGAGATGCTTCTATCACCGATGCAATGGTACAGATCGGGCAGAAAGAACTCTTGATCGATACTCAAGGAAACTGGGGAAATGTCTATACAGGAGATTCTGCTGCAGCTGCAAGATATATTGAAGCACGATTGACACCCTTCGCTCTGGAGGTAGTCTTTAATCCCAAAACGACAGAATGGGCGAAATCATATGACGGAAGAAATAATGAGCCTATTGACCTGCCGGTAAAGTTCCCTTTGCTTTTAGCGCAGGGAGTAGAAGGAATTGGTGTTGGACTTTCAACTAAAATTCTTCCCCATAACTTTAATGAATTGGTTAATGCTTCAGTTGCTTATCTGAAGGGAAAAAAGTTTGAGCTATTCCCGGATTTCCTGACTGCCGGATATCTGGATGTTTCCGAATATAATGATGGGCATAGAGGAGGAAAGGTAAGAGCAAGAGCAAGAATTACACAGACGGATAAGCATACCCTGGTTATTTCTGAGCTTCCTTTTTCCAAAACGACAAGTGATCTTATAGACTCGATCTTAAAGGCAAATGAGAAAGGAAAGATCAAGATTAAGAAAATTGAAGATAATACTTCAGATACGGTAGAAATTCTGATTCATTTGCATAATGATGTTTCTCCGGATAAAACAATTGATGCATTATATGCCTTTACGGATTGTCAGGTAACTATATCTCCTAACGCTTGTGTGATTGTAGGTGATAAACCGATGTTCCTGAATGTTTCTGAAATCTTAAGAATGAATACAGATCATACTGTTTCATTATTAAAGAAAGAGTTGGAGATTGAACTTCATGAATTACAGGAAAGCTGGCATTTCTCTTCATTGGAAAGAATTTTCATTGAAAACAGAATTTACCATGATATTGAAGAAGTAAAAACCTGGGAGGATGTCATAAAAACAATTGATGCAGGCTTGAAGCCTCATACTAAACATCTTTTGAGAGCTGTCACTGAAGAGGATATCTTAAAACTGACCGAGATCAGAATTAAAAGAATTTCCAGGTTTGATTTAGATAAATTTAAAGAAAATATTGCTGCTCTTGAAGGTAAGATAGAACAGGTGAAACATCATTTGGCCAATCTTATTGCGTATGCTATTGAATATTATTTAAATATTCAGAAGAAATATGGTAAAGACAGACAACGAAAAACCGAGCTCAGAATTTTCGATACCATTGATGCTACAAAAGTAGCGGTAGCTAATGAGAAATTCTATGTAAACCGTGAAGAAGGATTCATCGGAACTTCATTGAGAAAAGATGAATATCTTTTTGACTGCTCTGATATTGATGATATCATTACTTTCAGAAAAGACGGAAGTATGAAAGTAGTTAAAGTAGAAGCTAAAACATTCATCGGAAAAGATCTGCTCCATGTGGCCATTTGGAAAAAGAATGACAAAAGAACCGTGTATAATATGATCTACCGCGAAGGTAAAGAAGGTCCATATTATATGAAACGTTTTTCTGTGACAGGGGTGACACGGAGTACAGATTACCCGCTGGCTTCTGATAAAAAAGGTTCTGAAGTGCTTTATTTCTCTGCGAATCCAAATGGTGAAGCAGAGACGGTAACTGTCCTTTTAAAACCTAATCCTAGGATCAGGAAAAATAAGATGGATGTGGATTTTTCAGAACTGGGTATCAAAGGACGTGATTCCAAAGGGAATCTAGTAACCAAATATTCAGTGAAAAAAGTCGATCTGAAAGAAGAAGGAATTTCCACTCTTGCTCCAAGAAGGATATGGTTTGATGATACGGTAAGAAGACTGAATGCTGACGGAAGAGGAACTTTATTGGGAAGCTTTAAAGGGGATGATAAAATTCTGACCATCAACTCTAACGGTGAAGCAAAACTGGTGAGTTTTGATCTTGGAAACCGCTTTGATGATGAATACCTTATCCTTGAAAAATGGCGCCCACAGCAGCCTGTAACCTGTATTTACTATGATGGTGAAAAGGAAATCTATTTTATCAAGAGATTCTTATTGGAAAATAATACCAATCTGCAAAGCTTTATGCCTACCGAACATAGTAAATCATTTGTTGAAAATGTAATCGTAGGTAATAATTCCACAGCTGAAATTATTTTTGCAAAAGATAAAGGAAAAGAGCGTGAGCCTGAAACGATAAATATCGACGAATTTATTACCATAAAAGGAATAAAGGCTATTGGAAATCAATTTACCAAATTTAAAGTAAAAGCGATTAACGTAACGGTTCCTGAACCGGAGGAAGAAGAACCTGAAGTATATGAAGAGCCTGAACCTACAGAAGGAATTGATGATGAAGGAGGAATTATCGGTGATTTGTTTCAGGGAGATGACAGTGAAAATTAA